A window of the Halobacterium hubeiense genome harbors these coding sequences:
- a CDS encoding 2,5-diamino-6-(ribosylamino)-4(3H)-pyrimidinone 5'-phosphate reductase, with protein MHVVVNAAMSADGKLSTRRREQVVISGEADFRRVDELRASVDAVMVGVGTVLADNPSLTVDDSDLVAERDQRGDSPQPARVVADSHARTPPDARVLDGAAETYVLVAEEEPREHRQTLEDAGATVVVAGENRVELPDALDQLEAHGVEALMVEGGGELIFSLFADDLVDELSVFVAPKIIGGRDAPTLADGDGFVRDFPELELAGVERIDDGVLLEYDC; from the coding sequence ATGCACGTCGTCGTCAACGCCGCGATGAGCGCGGACGGCAAGCTCTCGACGCGCCGCCGCGAGCAGGTCGTCATCAGCGGCGAGGCCGACTTCCGGCGCGTGGACGAACTGCGCGCGAGCGTGGACGCCGTGATGGTCGGCGTCGGCACCGTGCTCGCTGACAACCCCTCACTGACCGTCGACGACTCCGACCTCGTCGCCGAGCGCGACCAGCGCGGCGACTCCCCCCAGCCGGCCCGCGTCGTCGCGGACTCCCACGCCCGCACGCCGCCGGACGCCCGCGTGCTCGACGGCGCCGCGGAGACGTACGTCCTCGTCGCCGAGGAGGAGCCCCGCGAGCACCGGCAGACGCTCGAAGACGCCGGCGCGACCGTCGTCGTCGCCGGCGAGAACCGCGTCGAACTCCCCGACGCCCTCGACCAACTGGAAGCCCACGGCGTCGAGGCGTTGATGGTCGAGGGCGGCGGCGAACTCATCTTCTCGCTGTTCGCCGACGACCTCGTGGACGAGCTCTCCGTATTCGTCGCGCCGAAGATTATCGGCGGCCGCGACGCCCCCACGCTCGCCGACGGCGACGGCTTCGTCCGCGACTTCCCGGAACTCGAACTGGCGGGCGTCGAGCGCATCGACGACGGCGTCCTCTTGGAGTACGACTGCTGA
- a CDS encoding universal stress protein — MYSTILVPTDGSEGASEAVGVALALAERFDAEVHALFVVDERFVATDYDLVVEEAETEAERALDAAGEQGAAAGVGVEKHLRTGLPHEEILDAADDYGADLVVMGKHGRSGLDRFLSVGSVTERVVRRAEVQVTTVPVSRGGE, encoded by the coding sequence TCGGAGGCAGTCGGCGTCGCGCTCGCGTTAGCCGAGCGGTTCGACGCCGAGGTGCACGCGCTGTTCGTCGTCGACGAGCGGTTCGTCGCGACGGACTACGACCTCGTCGTCGAGGAAGCAGAGACCGAGGCCGAGCGCGCGCTCGACGCCGCCGGCGAGCAGGGCGCGGCGGCCGGCGTGGGCGTGGAGAAACACCTGCGAACCGGGCTCCCCCACGAGGAGATTCTGGACGCGGCCGACGACTACGGCGCGGACCTCGTGGTGATGGGCAAGCACGGCCGCAGCGGCCTCGACCGGTTCCTCAGCGTCGGGAGCGTCACCGAGCGCGTCGTCCGGCGCGCCGAGGTACAGGTCACGACCGTCCCCGTCTCTCGGGGCGGCGAATAG